One genomic window of Methanosalsum zhilinae DSM 4017 includes the following:
- a CDS encoding ACT domain-containing protein → MMDKIIKQISLFSENRPGRLANTAAKLKRAGINIRAFTIAEAGDFGIIRMVVDNPDEAHRVLHDSGFTVSETSVLGVEMDDVPGSLAKIADVLSKHNINIDYAYAFVTRTDKAFLILRVDDIESALNVLDEADIKLIDMKDIKNL, encoded by the coding sequence ATGATGGATAAAATAATCAAGCAGATATCACTTTTTTCTGAAAACCGACCCGGAAGACTTGCAAACACGGCTGCAAAACTTAAGAGAGCAGGAATTAATATCAGGGCTTTTACAATAGCTGAAGCTGGTGATTTTGGGATTATCCGGATGGTAGTGGATAATCCAGATGAGGCTCACAGAGTTCTCCACGACTCCGGATTTACTGTGTCAGAAACCAGTGTGCTTGGTGTAGAAATGGATGATGTCCCAGGAAGCCTTGCAAAAATAGCGGATGTACTCAGTAAACATAACATTAACATAGACTATGCGTATGCTTTTGTTACCAGAACCGACAAAGCATTCCTTATTCTCAGAGTTGATGATATAGAAAGTGCTTTGAATGTTCTTGACGAGGCTGATATCAAGTTAATAGATATGAAGGATATTAAAAATCTGTGA
- a CDS encoding sensor histidine kinase: MTGLNASEIIGKNATEIFPGIRNGSFDWIGVYGKVALTGEKLELENFSEILGKWYKITAYSPEKHYFVTLFSDITVEKETLKMAENLLQTSFLENDYKKISDTALTISGAKYVALNIYEEDGNFFRTVTISGNNNHIDKAISILSFNPKNKKWPHDINRAQKIAGQKITRFSNLHKLTRGVISDKIVKILEKTFNIGEVYVVKIERDNQMIGDFTIIMNEGDLLENKIFLEIYSSLVGLSITRLDLEYKLSETRVNYQHLVESSMVGILTCDINGNIKYLNPRVLDILGSPGEKETKKINLLKFKPLVDSGFSNYLAKVLSTGKKIGPAEIVYRTKWNKEIIVRVHIAPIFSQNKLSGAQILIDEITDRVELEDLRRKEILLQEIHHRIKNNLQVIASLLNMQARNFEDEIVKSAFLDSQSRIKSMSLAHEKIYGVQDLSRIEISDYIRNLENYILRTYFSDSRNIDLRNDLDTVYLDIERTVPIGLILTELLTNSIKHAFPDKDNGLIYVSFKYLNGEYILKVSDNGIGISEDHEINNPKSTGLKVVTMLTRQLDGNLEIDTSNGTCYSITFKNEPINC, encoded by the coding sequence TTGACTGGTCTAAATGCTTCTGAAATCATTGGAAAAAATGCAACTGAAATTTTCCCTGGAATTAGAAATGGAAGTTTTGACTGGATTGGAGTTTATGGTAAAGTCGCACTAACTGGAGAAAAACTTGAGTTGGAGAATTTTTCTGAGATTTTAGGGAAATGGTATAAAATTACTGCATATTCTCCAGAAAAACATTATTTTGTAACCCTTTTTTCGGATATTACAGTTGAAAAAGAAACCCTAAAGATGGCTGAGAATCTGCTGCAAACCTCTTTTTTAGAGAACGATTATAAAAAAATATCTGATACTGCATTAACAATCTCCGGGGCAAAGTATGTTGCTTTAAACATATACGAAGAGGATGGGAATTTCTTTAGGACGGTTACAATTTCTGGGAATAATAATCACATTGATAAAGCAATTTCAATTCTCTCATTTAATCCCAAAAATAAAAAATGGCCTCACGATATTAATCGTGCACAGAAAATAGCAGGCCAAAAAATCACAAGGTTTTCTAATCTCCATAAACTGACCCGGGGTGTTATTTCAGATAAAATTGTAAAGATACTGGAAAAAACGTTCAATATTGGGGAGGTATATGTAGTTAAAATTGAAAGGGATAACCAGATGATTGGTGACTTTACCATAATAATGAATGAGGGAGATTTACTAGAAAATAAAATATTTTTAGAAATATATTCTTCACTTGTAGGCTTATCAATTACTCGTCTTGATCTTGAATATAAACTGAGTGAAACGCGAGTTAATTATCAACATCTAGTTGAATCATCAATGGTAGGAATTCTTACCTGTGATATCAATGGAAATATAAAATATTTAAATCCACGTGTTTTAGATATATTAGGTTCTCCTGGAGAAAAAGAAACTAAAAAGATAAATCTTCTAAAATTTAAACCACTGGTAGATTCAGGTTTTTCAAATTATCTTGCTAAAGTATTGAGTACGGGTAAAAAAATAGGTCCTGCAGAGATTGTTTATAGAACAAAATGGAACAAAGAGATAATTGTAAGAGTTCACATAGCACCTATATTTTCACAAAACAAATTATCCGGTGCTCAAATACTAATTGATGAAATTACAGATAGAGTAGAACTTGAAGATCTTCGTAGAAAAGAAATTTTATTACAGGAAATTCATCACCGGATTAAAAATAATCTCCAGGTGATTGCGAGCTTACTGAACATGCAGGCTCGAAACTTTGAAGACGAAATCGTAAAATCTGCGTTTCTGGATAGTCAAAGTAGAATAAAATCAATGTCGCTAGCTCACGAGAAAATATATGGTGTACAGGATTTGTCAAGAATTGAAATCTCAGATTATATAAGGAATTTAGAAAATTATATCTTGCGCACTTACTTCAGTGATAGCAGAAATATTGATTTGAGAAACGACCTGGATACCGTCTATCTTGATATTGAACGAACAGTACCAATTGGATTGATATTAACTGAACTACTTACAAATTCGATTAAGCACGCATTTCCTGACAAAGATAATGGACTAATTTATGTTAGTTTCAAATATCTCAATGGTGAGTATATTTTAAAAGTATCGGATAATGGGATTGGAATATCAGAAGACCATGAGATTAACAATCCAAAATCTACTGGCTTAAAGGTTGTTACAATGTTAACTCGCCAGCTTGATGGTAATCTAGAAATTGACACCTCAAATGGAACTTGCTATTCTATTACTTTTAAGAATGAGCCGATTAACTGCTGA
- a CDS encoding LysE family translocator, with the protein MLDIIDLLIIGFLVGLSGALVPGPMLFATIDSSLRNGWIAGPKVVAGHSILELLIIILIVFGLFSFTGDSLPSYISITGGIVLVLFGLMTARSGYHSIEGISMTSDVNNIGLGNPYIAGIITSASNPYFWMWWITAGAALLFYGLDISLLAMVFFVIGHWLADMGWYSMVSIAFSRGKALMTDSMYRIIVTGCGLFLVIFGAWFIFQ; encoded by the coding sequence ATGCTTGATATTATCGATCTGTTAATTATAGGCTTTCTGGTCGGATTATCTGGTGCTCTGGTACCGGGACCTATGTTATTTGCCACAATAGATTCATCATTGAGAAATGGGTGGATCGCAGGTCCAAAAGTGGTTGCTGGTCATTCAATACTGGAGTTGCTAATTATTATTCTGATAGTTTTTGGTTTGTTTTCTTTTACTGGAGATTCTCTTCCTTCATATATTTCTATCACTGGGGGTATTGTTCTGGTGCTGTTTGGCTTGATGACTGCAAGATCTGGATATCATTCGATTGAAGGGATTTCTATGACTTCAGATGTGAATAATATTGGTCTTGGAAATCCATATATTGCAGGCATAATTACTTCTGCTTCAAATCCATATTTCTGGATGTGGTGGATAACAGCGGGTGCTGCACTTCTATTTTATGGACTTGATATCAGCTTGCTTGCAATGGTATTTTTTGTGATAGGTCACTGGCTTGCAGATATGGGATGGTACAGTATGGTATCCATTGCTTTTAGCCGCGGAAAAGCTTTAATGACAGACTCTATGTATAGAATAATAGTTACTGGTTGTGGACTGTTTCTTGTTATTTTTGGAGCATGGTTCATTTTCCAGTGA
- a CDS encoding class I SAM-dependent methyltransferase, which yields MRKICIRVPVKMGERSRCVLLDHEILDPGYRIFSSDGYLYIPLIKEPSSIILDQLPECAEVKEQEFEKLNKKPTLEDLLGFVPQYEIVGDIAITESDPENENTVAEALLDVHPSIKTVIASVSPVEGEYRIRKYRIIKGRPTTETIHKEHGCRYFLDITKAYFTPRLSTERDRILSQISPGDVVVDMFAGIGPYSILIAKKSGAKKVVAIDKNPDAVVYLQRNVDLNRLYNVEVVESDAYDAADQYKNSADHVIMNLPHSAHEFLEPALRISKEGGIVHFYDIIHEDEMFEGSLRKIETACKRSNKSIQIRDHRIVRSYAPHQYNICIEFQVHGTEKPSA from the coding sequence ATGAGAAAAATCTGTATAAGAGTTCCTGTAAAGATGGGTGAGAGATCCAGATGTGTTTTACTTGATCATGAAATCCTGGATCCGGGTTACAGAATATTTTCATCAGATGGATATCTTTATATCCCGCTAATTAAAGAACCTTCATCAATTATACTTGATCAACTACCGGAATGTGCAGAGGTCAAAGAACAAGAATTTGAAAAGCTGAATAAAAAACCAACTCTTGAAGATCTACTGGGTTTTGTACCCCAATATGAAATAGTGGGTGATATTGCTATTACAGAATCTGATCCTGAAAATGAAAATACTGTTGCTGAAGCATTACTCGATGTGCACCCCAGCATTAAAACTGTGATTGCCAGTGTTAGTCCTGTGGAAGGAGAATATCGGATCAGAAAATACAGAATAATCAAAGGAAGGCCTACAACAGAAACGATACATAAAGAACACGGCTGCAGGTATTTCCTGGATATTACGAAAGCATATTTTACACCAAGACTTTCAACCGAGCGTGATCGGATTCTTTCTCAGATAAGCCCTGGCGATGTGGTTGTGGATATGTTTGCAGGCATAGGCCCTTACAGTATCCTTATAGCTAAAAAAAGTGGAGCTAAAAAAGTCGTGGCAATTGACAAGAATCCAGATGCTGTAGTATACCTGCAAAGAAACGTTGATCTGAATCGACTGTATAACGTGGAAGTTGTCGAATCCGATGCATACGATGCTGCAGATCAATATAAAAACAGTGCTGATCATGTCATAATGAATCTTCCACATAGTGCCCATGAATTCCTGGAGCCTGCACTTCGAATTTCAAAGGAAGGAGGTATTGTTCATTTCTATGACATAATTCACGAAGATGAAATGTTCGAGGGTTCTCTCAGGAAGATTGAAACGGCATGCAAGAGATCGAATAAAAGCATTCAGATCAGGGACCATCGTATTGTCAGATCTTATGCTCCACATCAATACAACATATGCATTGAATTCCAGGTCCATGGCACAGAGAAACCATCTGCATGA
- a CDS encoding H/ACA ribonucleoprotein complex subunit GAR1 → MRRLGKVLHLTSQQNIIVRGKAQEDSVKTSDLPKINSVVVDKSVEKIGKINNVFGPINNPYYSVKPLKGLNVAQLKLLVNERVYVQ, encoded by the coding sequence ATGAGACGACTTGGAAAAGTATTGCATCTTACAAGCCAGCAGAACATCATTGTTCGTGGAAAAGCGCAGGAAGACTCGGTCAAAACAAGCGATTTACCAAAGATCAATTCAGTTGTTGTGGACAAATCAGTAGAAAAGATTGGAAAAATAAACAATGTTTTTGGCCCGATAAATAATCCCTACTATTCGGTAAAACCACTCAAAGGATTAAATGTTGCTCAGCTGAAATTACTTGTGAATGAACGGGTATATGTTCAATAA
- a CDS encoding sensor histidine kinase: MKFNQSVIDTLRINIVLLDMDGTIVSYNKQWIKFAEENDNCFLKNSGIGSNYLDVTKKAMVEGDKVAEEAFEGIMDLIKGQSYEFEMEYPCHSPDEKRWFTMHAVILADHDLIVIYHEDITDRKMYEENLKSSQQKYKNLAESAHAILWEYDIFEDHWNYVAPQVTDILGYLPDEWTDLKFWEDRIHPADHDRVIQYFTECVECREPRSIEYRFFKKDGTFAWIKDVFDVDLKSREPTKIQGFMIDITEYKLLEEMEKKEILLKEVHHRVKNNLQVIESLLSMQARKFDDESVKAAFSDSQNRVKSMLIAHKILYDSGDLDNIEISDYIEKLGTSIFKAYNVNENIKLNVNSDSAHLNMDILVPLALIITEIITNSIKHAFPIGNEGAINIIFKKLENDKYLLKVTDDGIGIPDDFDIERSESLGLKLINMLVQQLQGTVNIDNSNGTSYAIIF; encoded by the coding sequence ATGAAATTTAATCAAAGTGTTATAGATACTTTAAGAATAAATATTGTATTATTAGATATGGATGGAACCATTGTTTCCTACAATAAACAATGGATCAAATTTGCTGAAGAGAATGATAATTGTTTTTTGAAAAATAGTGGCATAGGCTCAAATTATCTGGACGTGACAAAGAAAGCAATGGTTGAAGGCGATAAAGTCGCTGAAGAAGCTTTCGAAGGGATTATGGATCTAATAAAAGGACAGAGTTATGAATTTGAAATGGAGTATCCCTGTCATTCTCCCGATGAAAAACGTTGGTTTACTATGCATGCAGTCATACTCGCAGATCATGATCTGATTGTGATATATCATGAAGATATTACTGATCGCAAAATGTATGAAGAGAATCTGAAATCAAGTCAGCAGAAATACAAAAATCTGGCAGAATCAGCACATGCGATTCTGTGGGAATATGATATTTTTGAAGATCATTGGAACTATGTTGCCCCACAGGTTACGGATATTTTAGGTTATTTGCCTGATGAATGGACTGATCTCAAATTCTGGGAAGACCGTATCCATCCAGCAGACCATGATAGAGTTATACAATATTTCACAGAATGCGTGGAATGCAGAGAACCTCGTTCTATAGAGTATAGATTTTTCAAAAAGGATGGAACTTTTGCATGGATAAAAGATGTTTTTGATGTTGATTTAAAATCCAGGGAACCTACTAAAATACAGGGCTTTATGATTGACATCACAGAGTACAAACTATTAGAGGAAATGGAAAAGAAGGAGATCCTTCTAAAAGAGGTTCATCATAGAGTAAAAAATAACCTTCAGGTAATTGAAAGTTTATTGAGTATGCAGGCCAGAAAATTCGATGATGAATCGGTTAAAGCGGCGTTTAGTGATAGTCAAAATCGAGTAAAATCGATGCTAATTGCCCATAAAATATTATATGATTCTGGAGATCTGGATAATATTGAAATATCGGACTATATTGAAAAGCTGGGGACATCCATTTTCAAGGCGTATAATGTAAATGAAAACATTAAACTGAATGTTAACTCAGATTCAGCACATCTGAATATGGATATATTGGTTCCCTTAGCACTAATTATTACTGAAATTATAACAAATTCTATCAAGCATGCTTTTCCTATTGGGAATGAAGGGGCAATTAATATCATCTTTAAAAAACTTGAAAATGATAAATATCTATTGAAAGTAACTGATGATGGTATTGGAATACCTGATGATTTTGATATTGAAAGATCTGAATCTCTGGGACTTAAATTAATCAATATGCTAGTACAGCAACTGCAGGGAACCGTGAATATAGATAATTCGAACGGGACTAGTTATGCTATCATTTTTTGA
- a CDS encoding transcription initiation factor IIB: MVEVERVRYSDTSEREKIRAMIKARKEKEKSDDTEKPEVMCPECGSRNLEHDYERAELVCADCGLVVDAEFVDEGPEWRAFDHDQRMKRSRVGAPMTYTIHDKGLSTMIDWRNRDSYGKSISSKNRAQLYRLRKWQRRIRVSNATERNLAFALSELDRMASALGLPRTVRETAAVVYRKAVDKNLIRGRSIEGVAAAALYAACRQCSVPRTLDEIGEVSRVSRKEIGRTYRFISRELSLKLMPTSPIDYVPRFCSGLQLKGEVQSKSVEILRQASEKELTSGRGPTGVAAAAIYIASILCGDRRTQREVADVAGVTEVTIRNRYKELAEELDIEIIL; the protein is encoded by the coding sequence ATGGTAGAAGTTGAAAGAGTCAGGTATTCTGACACTTCAGAAAGAGAAAAAATACGTGCTATGATAAAGGCGCGTAAGGAAAAAGAGAAATCTGATGATACTGAAAAGCCTGAGGTGATGTGTCCGGAATGTGGCAGCCGGAATCTAGAACATGATTATGAAAGGGCAGAACTTGTGTGTGCAGACTGTGGTCTGGTAGTGGACGCGGAGTTTGTTGATGAAGGGCCTGAATGGCGTGCATTTGATCATGATCAGCGTATGAAACGCTCCAGAGTAGGGGCACCAATGACTTACACTATACATGATAAAGGTCTTTCTACAATGATTGACTGGAGAAACCGTGATTCATATGGTAAGTCAATTTCGTCAAAGAACAGGGCTCAACTCTACAGGCTAAGAAAATGGCAGCGTAGGATACGTGTAAGTAATGCCACTGAAAGAAACCTTGCATTTGCATTATCAGAACTTGATCGTATGGCATCAGCCCTTGGTCTTCCAAGGACAGTCAGAGAAACTGCTGCTGTTGTCTATAGAAAAGCCGTAGATAAAAATTTGATACGTGGAAGAAGTATTGAAGGTGTTGCTGCAGCTGCACTTTATGCAGCATGTCGCCAATGCAGTGTTCCAAGGACACTCGATGAGATCGGAGAAGTTTCAAGGGTCAGCAGAAAAGAGATTGGAAGAACATATAGGTTCATTTCAAGAGAATTGTCTCTTAAGCTAATGCCCACATCTCCAATAGACTATGTTCCTAGATTCTGTTCCGGACTTCAGTTGAAGGGAGAAGTTCAGTCAAAAAGCGTAGAAATTCTGCGTCAAGCATCAGAAAAGGAGCTTACCAGTGGAAGAGGCCCAACAGGTGTTGCTGCAGCTGCAATATATATTGCATCGATTCTGTGTGGTGATCGAAGGACACAGCGTGAAGTTGCAGATGTTGCCGGTGTAACAGAAGTAACCATACGTAATAGATATAAAGAACTTGCAGAAGAGCTTGATATTGAGATCATTCTTTAA
- the ppdK gene encoding pyruvate, phosphate dikinase: MAENKFVYFFGDNQTDGNGSMKDLLGGKGANLAEMANLGVPVPPGFTITTQVCVYYLEHGKYPSGLLQQINDAIKKLEKINNKKFGDSHNPLLLSVRSGAKASMPGMMDTVLNLGLNDESVKGLARKTDNPRFAYDSYRRFLAMFGDVVLGIDHDEFEAMIESKKKELGIKLDTELDIDALKELVESFKQIIEKNIGKKFTQDPREHLQMAIDAVFSSWNNQRAITYRKLHDIPHDWGTAVNIQTMVYGNMGDTSGTGVAFTRDPGTGEKKYFGEYLINAQGEDVVAGIRTPQSIETLEEAMPHVYDQLVEIFTRLEQHFKDMQDIEFTIEEGKLYILQTRTGKRTAAATIKIAVDMVEEKLIDKRTAILRVEPKHVDQMLHPMIKPGSEYKVIARGLAASPGAAVGKVVFTAEHAEEMKKNSEKVIMVRTETSPEDIGGMHAAEGILTVRGGMTSHAAVVARGMGKPCVAGCDDITIDIDDACFMAGEYTIKEGDYISIDGTSGNVIAGKVELAVPGVNKDLETILEWSDGIRKLRIRTNADTPQDAAIAYEFGAEGIGLCRTEHMFFGEDRIPVVREMIMAEDENERREALSKLLPMQKEDFIGIFKAMKEYPVTIRLLDPPLHEFLPRLEELEAKLAKLQYGNDNKKEIEKVKKLIERVEAVKEINPMLGHRGCRLGITYPEIYEMQVQAIFEAACELMSENVTVVPEIMIPLISDAKELSLIRNEVKEIAEKTMDNTSTRIDYLIGTMIELPRAAITADKIAQHAEFFSFGTNDLTQTTFGFSRDDAGKFLPLYIDKEILEMDPFVVLDQEGVGELIKMGITKGRSTNPDLKVGICGEHGGEPKSIKFGYVSGLDYVSCSPYRIPIARLAAAQAVLENGDDIKND; this comes from the coding sequence GTGGCAGAAAACAAATTTGTGTACTTTTTCGGAGACAATCAAACAGACGGTAATGGCAGCATGAAAGATCTGCTTGGGGGTAAAGGTGCAAACCTCGCAGAAATGGCAAACCTGGGAGTTCCAGTACCACCCGGATTTACAATAACGACTCAGGTTTGTGTCTATTATCTTGAACATGGAAAGTATCCTTCAGGGCTTCTCCAGCAGATTAACGATGCAATTAAAAAACTGGAAAAAATCAATAACAAAAAGTTTGGAGACTCACATAATCCACTATTATTATCTGTACGTTCCGGAGCAAAGGCTTCAATGCCAGGAATGATGGATACCGTTTTGAACCTGGGCCTTAATGATGAATCAGTTAAAGGCCTTGCCAGAAAAACAGATAACCCGAGATTTGCTTATGATAGCTACAGACGATTCCTGGCAATGTTTGGTGATGTTGTTCTTGGAATCGATCATGATGAATTCGAAGCAATGATCGAGAGCAAGAAAAAAGAACTTGGGATTAAGCTGGATACTGAACTTGATATAGATGCACTAAAAGAACTGGTTGAAAGCTTTAAGCAGATAATTGAAAAAAATATTGGCAAAAAGTTTACACAGGATCCTAGGGAACATCTCCAGATGGCAATAGATGCAGTATTCAGCTCATGGAACAACCAGAGGGCAATAACCTACAGAAAACTGCATGACATTCCTCATGACTGGGGTACAGCCGTAAATATACAGACCATGGTATATGGTAATATGGGAGATACCTCAGGTACGGGAGTCGCTTTTACCCGCGACCCAGGCACAGGTGAAAAAAAATATTTCGGAGAATATCTCATCAATGCTCAGGGTGAAGATGTTGTTGCAGGAATAAGGACTCCGCAGTCAATTGAAACATTAGAGGAAGCAATGCCTCATGTTTATGATCAGCTTGTTGAAATTTTCACCAGGTTAGAGCAGCATTTCAAAGATATGCAGGATATCGAATTTACGATTGAAGAAGGTAAACTCTATATCCTCCAGACAAGAACTGGGAAAAGAACAGCTGCTGCTACAATCAAAATTGCTGTAGATATGGTTGAGGAAAAGCTCATTGATAAAAGGACAGCCATTTTAAGGGTAGAGCCAAAACATGTTGACCAGATGCTACACCCGATGATAAAACCAGGCTCTGAGTATAAAGTGATTGCTAGAGGACTGGCAGCTTCTCCAGGAGCTGCAGTTGGCAAAGTTGTATTTACTGCTGAACATGCTGAAGAAATGAAGAAGAATAGTGAAAAGGTGATCATGGTACGTACCGAAACATCTCCTGAAGATATAGGAGGAATGCATGCAGCAGAAGGAATACTTACAGTAAGAGGTGGTATGACATCTCATGCAGCTGTAGTTGCCAGAGGTATGGGTAAGCCATGTGTAGCTGGCTGCGATGATATAACTATTGATATTGATGATGCCTGCTTTATGGCAGGCGAGTATACAATAAAAGAAGGAGATTATATTTCCATTGACGGCACCAGCGGTAATGTTATTGCAGGTAAAGTAGAACTTGCAGTTCCCGGTGTAAACAAAGACCTGGAAACAATCCTTGAATGGTCTGATGGAATACGCAAGCTCAGGATCCGAACAAATGCAGATACCCCTCAAGATGCAGCTATTGCCTATGAATTTGGTGCTGAAGGAATAGGACTTTGCAGAACTGAACATATGTTTTTTGGAGAAGACCGGATTCCGGTGGTACGTGAAATGATCATGGCTGAAGATGAAAATGAAAGAAGAGAAGCATTATCAAAACTTCTCCCAATGCAAAAAGAAGATTTCATTGGAATATTCAAGGCTATGAAAGAATATCCCGTAACGATAAGACTTCTGGATCCACCACTGCATGAATTCCTACCAAGGCTGGAAGAACTGGAAGCAAAGCTTGCAAAACTTCAATATGGCAATGATAATAAAAAAGAAATAGAAAAGGTAAAGAAGCTTATTGAGAGAGTTGAAGCTGTTAAAGAAATAAATCCCATGCTTGGACACAGAGGATGCAGGCTGGGAATCACCTATCCAGAAATATATGAAATGCAGGTACAGGCAATATTTGAAGCTGCCTGTGAACTCATGTCAGAGAATGTGACTGTAGTACCTGAGATAATGATTCCTCTGATATCTGATGCTAAAGAACTATCTCTGATAAGAAATGAGGTGAAAGAGATAGCAGAAAAAACTATGGATAACACCAGCACCCGGATAGATTACCTTATTGGTACAATGATAGAACTTCCCCGTGCAGCAATAACCGCAGATAAAATTGCCCAGCATGCCGAATTTTTCTCATTTGGTACAAATGACCTGACTCAGACGACATTTGGATTCAGCAGGGATGATGCAGGCAAGTTTTTACCATTATACATAGATAAAGAAATACTTGAAATGGATCCCTTTGTAGTTCTGGATCAGGAAGGTGTTGGTGAGCTGATCAAAATGGGAATAACAAAAGGAAGATCTACAAATCCTGATTTGAAGGTTGGAATCTGTGGAGAACACGGAGGAGAACCAAAATCTATAAAATTTGGGTATGTGAGCGGATTGGATTATGTTAGTTGTTCACCATACAGAATACCTATTGCAAGGCTTGCTGCAGCACAGGCAGTTCTGGAAAACGGAGATGACATCAAAAATGATTAA